The following proteins are co-located in the Dyadobacter chenwenxiniae genome:
- a CDS encoding sulfite exporter TauE/SafE family protein codes for MNNALPYLALTMGLLSSFHCIGMCGPIALALPVQRGNAWQRAAGLLIYNLGRAGSYALLGAVVGVFGNALSLMGYLKYVSVLAGVLMLAYVFWPKAFARYFIAPAFLRKPVNLIKKQMSALLHSRKLQGWFLLGSLNGLLPCGLVYLALMSSLATGSSAAGSAFMFVFGMGTWPAMMAIGFFKNWVTPAVRTKFHQITPVFIAFAGIWLLYRSTLFQYPHASHSAAKPITECHGK; via the coding sequence GTGAACAATGCGCTTCCATATCTGGCTTTAACGATGGGGCTGCTCAGCAGTTTCCATTGCATAGGCATGTGCGGGCCCATTGCGCTGGCGCTTCCTGTGCAGCGGGGCAACGCCTGGCAGCGGGCTGCGGGATTGCTGATTTACAATCTGGGCCGGGCTGGCTCCTATGCGTTGCTGGGCGCAGTGGTTGGTGTTTTTGGTAATGCGCTCTCGCTTATGGGTTATCTCAAATATGTTTCTGTGCTGGCTGGCGTCTTGATGCTGGCTTATGTTTTTTGGCCAAAAGCATTTGCCCGCTATTTTATCGCGCCCGCTTTCTTGCGCAAGCCGGTTAACCTTATCAAAAAGCAAATGTCCGCCCTGCTGCACAGCCGCAAATTGCAGGGCTGGTTTCTGCTCGGATCGCTGAATGGTCTGCTGCCCTGCGGGCTGGTGTATCTGGCATTAATGAGCTCGTTAGCAACGGGAAGCAGCGCGGCCGGAAGCGCTTTCATGTTTGTTTTTGGGATGGGGACATGGCCGGCGATGATGGCCATTGGTTTTTTCAAAAACTGGGTTACGCCCGCCGTTCGAACCAAATTTCATCAGATTACCCCCGTTTTCATTGCTTTTGCAGGCATATGGCTGCTTTACCGCAGCACACTGTTTCAATATCCGCACGCATCCCATTCCGCAGCCAAACCCATCACCGAATGCCACGGCAAATAG
- a CDS encoding FixH family protein codes for MKSIKINWGVGITALYMGFVAMILVLVSMSIRQKIDLVTEHYYEEELGFQEKIDKKQRSAALADPVKWEVQNEGIKIVFPGNVTEKDLSGEINLYCPSNDKNDRKFKILTQNHTQLIPVGNMAEGSYHLQIDWKNKEQAYWNEDVIVISHKK; via the coding sequence ATGAAAAGCATTAAAATCAACTGGGGAGTGGGCATTACGGCGCTCTATATGGGCTTTGTAGCCATGATACTGGTGCTGGTCAGCATGAGTATCCGTCAGAAAATCGATCTGGTAACGGAGCATTATTACGAAGAAGAACTAGGTTTTCAGGAGAAAATCGATAAAAAGCAACGTTCGGCCGCACTAGCCGATCCGGTGAAATGGGAAGTGCAAAATGAGGGCATCAAGATTGTTTTTCCCGGCAATGTGACAGAAAAAGACCTGAGCGGCGAGATTAATTTATACTGCCCTTCCAATGATAAAAACGATCGAAAATTCAAGATCTTAACCCAGAACCACACCCAACTAATCCCGGTCGGCAACATGGCCGAAGGCAGTTACCACCTGCAAATTGATTGGAAAAATAAGGAGCAGGCTTACTGGAATGAGGACGTGATCGTGATTAGTCACAAAAAATAA
- the hemN gene encoding oxygen-independent coproporphyrinogen III oxidase, translating to MDKDLLFKYNTPGPRYTSYPTVPYWQKTPPQQQKWKELVMKAFQVSNQKEGISLYVHLPFCESLCTYCGCNTRITINHAVETTYIHAVLREWQMYLTTFGESKPLIREIHLGGGTPTFFNPENLKMLILGLLKDSIVHPEAQFGFEAHPGNTTDEHLQTLYELGFRRISIGVQDFNPIVLAIINRHQTYEQVKHLTLKAREIGYTSVNYDIVYGLPFQKACYMMETMQRVIQLKPDRIAFYSYAHVPWIKPGQRNFTEKDLPDADKKMAIYETGRNALEVAGYQDIGMDHFALPSDSLYKAQQEGRLHRNFMGYTDMHTQLLIGLGASAISDSWTGYVQNEKKVEDYYQRIAAGMIPIARGHELTREDLILRRHILRLMTQFETSWVKTSEYCEEVFQSVERLDEMEFDELVELQPFSVKVTEKGKPFIRNICMAFDALLWENKPEAQLFSQTV from the coding sequence ATGGATAAGGACCTGCTGTTCAAATACAATACACCCGGACCGCGTTATACGAGCTATCCAACCGTTCCCTACTGGCAAAAAACACCGCCCCAGCAGCAAAAGTGGAAGGAGCTGGTGATGAAGGCTTTTCAAGTTTCCAATCAAAAAGAGGGCATTAGTCTGTACGTTCACCTTCCTTTTTGCGAGAGTTTGTGCACTTACTGCGGCTGCAACACACGCATTACCATTAACCATGCCGTCGAAACCACATACATTCATGCCGTGCTCAGAGAGTGGCAGATGTATCTTACAACATTCGGAGAAAGCAAACCTTTGATCCGCGAGATACACCTGGGCGGCGGAACTCCCACCTTTTTTAATCCGGAAAACCTGAAAATGCTCATTCTGGGCTTATTGAAGGATTCCATCGTTCACCCCGAAGCGCAGTTTGGATTTGAAGCCCATCCCGGCAATACAACTGACGAACATTTGCAGACACTCTATGAGCTCGGTTTCAGACGGATCAGCATTGGTGTTCAGGATTTTAATCCTATCGTGCTGGCTATTATCAACCGCCATCAAACGTACGAGCAGGTTAAGCACCTGACGTTGAAGGCACGGGAGATTGGCTATACATCTGTGAATTATGACATTGTGTATGGCTTACCATTCCAAAAAGCATGTTACATGATGGAAACCATGCAGCGCGTGATCCAGCTCAAACCCGACCGCATTGCCTTTTACAGCTATGCACACGTCCCCTGGATCAAACCCGGACAAAGGAATTTTACAGAAAAAGACCTGCCGGACGCGGACAAAAAAATGGCCATTTACGAAACCGGCAGAAATGCATTGGAAGTGGCAGGTTACCAGGACATTGGCATGGACCACTTCGCATTGCCCTCCGATTCTTTATATAAAGCACAACAAGAAGGACGATTGCACCGCAATTTCATGGGTTATACCGACATGCACACACAGCTGCTGATCGGCCTGGGTGCATCCGCCATCAGCGACAGTTGGACAGGTTATGTGCAGAACGAGAAAAAAGTGGAAGATTACTATCAAAGAATTGCAGCGGGCATGATCCCCATCGCGCGCGGCCACGAGCTGACCAGAGAAGATCTGATTTTGCGCCGCCATATTTTAAGGTTAATGACGCAATTTGAAACCTCGTGGGTCAAAACCAGTGAATACTGCGAAGAAGTGTTTCAGTCCGTTGAGCGGCTGGACGAAATGGAGTTTGACGAACTCGTTGAATTACAGCCTTTCAGCGTGAAGGTTACCGAGAAAGGAAAGCCCTTTATTCGAAACATTTGCATGGCTTTTGATGCGCTTTTATGGGAAAACAAACCGGAAGCCCAACTGTTCAGCCAGACCGTCTGA
- the ccoG gene encoding cytochrome c oxidase accessory protein CcoG — MKIPNQLISDSDESFRDHFSAVTEDGKRNWFYPQKPTGKWHTRRVWFTVAILTLLFVTPFITFNDQPLLLFNVLERKFIIFGIFIGPQDYWLFGLTMLSFMVFIVLFTTIFGRLWCGWACPQTVFMEMVFRKIEYAIEGNATKQKLLNKAPWNTEKIVRKTAKYAAFLIVSFLIANLLLAYVLGVDELSKIIREPISEHIPLFSGIIAFTAIFYFNFAWLRDQACTVVCPYGRLQGVLMDRNTINVAYDYERGEPRGKIHKNQERTEGDCINCHQCVAVCPTGIDIRNGLQMECVNCTACIDACDNIMDKVGFEKGLIRYTSENAIVKKTNKLITTRVVGAMVMLVLLWSVLGFMVVSRTDTQTMLLRAPGSQYIENSDRSITNLYTFKIFNKTNQTINPTIRLEGVSGKLIFAGKPNLALDPAGMVEGTVFIVVPAEALKKRKTTLTLSVFQGNEKLEEFETTFIAPEK; from the coding sequence ATGAAAATTCCCAACCAGCTCATCAGCGATTCCGACGAATCATTCCGCGACCATTTCAGCGCGGTCACTGAGGATGGAAAACGCAACTGGTTTTACCCGCAAAAACCAACCGGAAAATGGCATACGCGAAGGGTTTGGTTTACCGTGGCGATCTTAACACTGCTTTTTGTAACACCATTTATCACATTCAACGATCAGCCTTTGCTGTTGTTCAATGTGCTGGAACGCAAATTCATCATTTTCGGCATTTTCATCGGCCCGCAGGATTACTGGCTTTTCGGGCTTACGATGCTCTCGTTCATGGTTTTTATTGTGCTGTTCACCACCATTTTCGGAAGGTTATGGTGCGGCTGGGCTTGCCCGCAAACGGTGTTTATGGAAATGGTTTTCCGCAAGATCGAATACGCTATTGAAGGCAATGCAACCAAACAAAAACTGCTCAACAAAGCGCCCTGGAACACGGAAAAGATCGTGAGGAAAACCGCAAAATACGCTGCCTTCCTGATCGTGTCATTTTTGATTGCCAACCTGCTGCTCGCCTACGTGCTGGGCGTGGATGAACTTTCAAAAATAATCCGTGAGCCCATCTCGGAGCACATTCCGCTGTTTTCGGGGATCATTGCTTTTACCGCGATTTTCTATTTCAATTTTGCGTGGCTGCGTGATCAGGCCTGTACGGTGGTTTGTCCTTACGGCCGTTTGCAAGGTGTGCTCATGGACCGCAACACCATCAATGTCGCTTATGATTATGAGCGGGGCGAGCCTCGGGGAAAAATCCATAAAAACCAGGAGCGCACGGAAGGTGACTGCATCAACTGCCATCAATGCGTAGCAGTGTGCCCCACCGGCATTGACATCCGAAACGGCCTGCAAATGGAATGCGTGAACTGCACTGCCTGCATTGATGCCTGCGACAACATCATGGATAAAGTAGGATTTGAAAAAGGCCTGATCCGCTATACTTCCGAAAATGCAATTGTAAAGAAAACCAACAAACTTATTACGACCCGTGTTGTGGGTGCGATGGTCATGCTGGTTCTACTATGGTCGGTGCTTGGGTTTATGGTTGTTTCAAGAACCGATACGCAAACCATGCTGCTGCGCGCGCCGGGCAGTCAATACATTGAAAACAGTGATCGGAGTATTACGAACCTTTACACATTTAAGATTTTTAACAAAACCAACCAGACCATTAACCCAACGATCAGACTCGAAGGAGTTTCGGGCAAGCTGATCTTTGCGGGAAAGCCAAACTTGGCACTTGATCCGGCGGGTATGGTCGAAGGCACGGTCTTCATTGTGGTGCCTGCAGAAGCATTAAAAAAACGCAAGACAACATTGACATTATCTGTTTTCCAAGGCAATGAAAAACTGGAAGAATTTGAAACAACATTCATAGCACCTGAGAAATAA